In a single window of the Rhizoctonia solani chromosome 16, complete sequence genome:
- a CDS encoding exopolyphosphatase codes for MIPLTILAAVSASLAAPLGQVQLGGDVHILHGTLSSWARSVKKDFLSDIRACAPAIRTNTTSQSEACARASEWSIVMGNEAGDLDSLTSAIAWAFYLAHENMDDNNTKGKGNKGKKGKHHNPKERPVVPLLQTEEDAIDLRPENKLALREYGNMRRGHADILTIDELPLPPGEIAPHLGGIYLVDHNRLRSDWGEAGAKIVKGVLDHHNDLELYPNAKPRVIEPTGSCASLIVHEILQLWDKDDDDRVYNERECVDKTAFKQKQHPTDIPTELADLLLAVIALDTDDFHRGTGRDLHASKAVWRWSSFCGDGEDRDDVMDRLDKELGTAKKDLRHLNVRDLLRRDWKGDIIPAPNASAPALHLGIASIPVSMRNQIARVGNHTPAAWFEAEKAWTKEIYADVSLALTSYREGGIGDESIPSNFDDEDDNDNDNDDDDDDGDTKKGAKRREIALVVQDGRRLTRDMANSLFETIKSEIETASELNVTAWTIDLGGQRRAIWDQFYTKASRKVVRPVVERAVEGWYGQPVYRQLLGEA; via the exons ATGATCCCCTTGACCATCCTAGCTGCTGTATCCGCCTCGCTGGCAGCACCTTTGGGCCAAGTCCAGCTTGGTGGAGACGTACACATACTTCACGGTACACTTTCTTCATGGGCTCGTTCGGTCAAGAAAGACTTCCTAAGCGACATTCGGGCATGCGCACCCGCCATCCGAACCAACACTACCTCTCAATCGGAGGCTTGCGCCAGAGCTTCCGAATGGTCTATTGTCATGGGCAACGAGGCTGGTGACCTCGACTCCCTTACCAGCGCAATTGCTTGGGCCTTTTACCTCGCTCATGAGAATATGGATGACAATAATaccaaaggaaaaggaaataAGGGAAAGAAAGGAAAGCACCATAATCCCAAAGAACGTCCCGTCGTACCCCTGCTTCAGACTGAAGAAGATGCCATCGACCTACGCCCTGAAAATAAACTCGCTCTGCGAGAGTATGGCAACATGAGGCGCGGACACGCCGATATTCTCA CCATTGACGAGCTACCTCTTCCTCCCGGCGAGATAGCACCACATCTTGGGGGTATTTACCTCGTAGATCATAATCGTCTCCGCTCCGACTGGGGAGAAGCTGGCGCCAAGATAGTCAAAGGTGTCTTGGATCACCACAATGATCTTG AATTGTATCCTAATGCCAAGCCTCGCGTTATCGAACCCACCGGCTCTTGTGCCAGTCTTATTGTACACGAAATTCTTCAACTGTGGGACAAGGATGATGATGACCGAGTGTACAATGAGCGGGAGTGTGTAGAT AAAACTGCGTTTAAACAGAAGCAGCACCCTACAGATATCCCAACGGAACTTGCAGATTTGTTGCTTGCTGTTATTGCCCTCGATACAGACGACTTTCACCGTGGAACTGGACGCGACCTCCATGCATCTAAAGCTGTATGGCGTTGGAGCTCCTTCTGCGGAGATGGGGAAGATAGGGATGATGTTATGGATCG ACTTGACAAAGAGCTTGGGACTGCCAAGAAGGACTTGAGGCACTTGAATGTTAGAGATCTTCTTAGGCGAGACTGGAAAGGCGATAT CATTCCGGCTCCGAACGCATCTGCCCCTGCTCTTCACCTCGGAATCGCCTCCATCCCTGTGTCAATGCGAAATCAAATTGCTCGCGTCGGAAACCATACTCCAGCCGCGTGGTTTGAAGCTGAGAAGGCTTGGACCAAAGAAATCTATGCCGACGTCAGTTTGGCGCTTACAAGCTACCGCGAGGGAGGTATAGGCGATGAGTCTATCCCTTCCAACTtcgacgacgaagacgatAACGATAACGACaacgatgatgatgacgatgatggcGATACAAAGAAGGGAGCCAAGCGTCGCGAAATTGCGCTTGTGGTGCAGGACGGCCGGCGCTTGACCCGCGACATGGCTAACTCACTATTCGAGACGATCAAGTCTGAAATCGAAACGGCTTCTGAACTCAACGTCACAGCCTGGACCATAGATCTTGGCGGTCAGAGACGAGCGATATGGGATCAATTTTATACTAAAGCGAGTAGGAAAGTTGTTCGACCAGTTGTCGAGCGAGCCGTAGAGGGGTGGTATGGTCAACCAGTATACCGCCAATTGTTAGGTGAGGCATAG
- a CDS encoding alpha-1,3-glucanase, whose amino-acid sequence MLKLNVVLIYGALLLRGVSAGSVFAHFMAQNSYSYGQGDWANDINTAAGIGIDGFVLNLAGFDWEADRINKAYAAAEQRGSFSFFYSFDMGYSVWDISRMTTQITAHASSPRTYRWNGKVLVSTYGGSDRGDAFWSQLKTSCANAGVQIVFASAFTDYRNPDGASGLVGKFSSIDGFFNWWSWPEDNGQLLTTFKEMGGTQNWVQLSDTLWDYRWKQAINDVKPDIVEIVTRNDYAESHYIGDINPNVYLDPTVSQYVNGFYKSGSAPAVGKDQVVFWYRNHPKGVSCSQGDRPRNSQYPVDAVFALALLTSPATVTLDIGSNHFQWNAPAGSSMGSVPFPPEDTQIPYIQIIRNGIKVKDGYGSTYVTNSCPIYNFNPFVGVIG is encoded by the exons ATGCTCAAGCTCAACGTTGTTCTAATTTACGGCGCACTCCTCTTGAGAGGAGTGTCAGCCGGGAGTGTATTTGCTCACTTCATG GCACAGAACTCTTATTCATATGGTCAAGGGGACTGGGCCAACGATATCAATACCGCTGCTGGTATTGGAATCGATGGGTTTG TTCTCAACCTCGCTGGATTTGACTGGGAAGCTGATCGAATCAATAAAGCCTATGCAGCGGCTGAGCAAAGGGGGTCGTTCTCCTTCTTTTACTCGTTTGATATGGGCTACTCTGTCTGGGATATTTCCCGAATGACTACGCAAATCACCGCCCATGCCTCTTCCCCTCGTACATATAGGTGGAATGGCAAGGTTTTGGTTTCTACCTATGGTGGCTCGGACCGCGGTGATGCTTTTTGGAGTCAATTAAAAACCTCCTGTGCAAACGCCGGCGTTCAGATAGTCTTTGCGTCTGCTTTCACTGATTACAGAAACCCAGATGGAGCAAGCGGACTTGTAGGCAAGTTTTCTTCAATTGATGGATTCTTCAATTGGTGGTCCTG GCCCGAGGATAATGGTCAACTGTTGACCACG TTCAAAGAAATGGGTGGGACGCAAAATTGGGTTCAACTCAGTGATACCCTCTGGGACTACCGATGGAAACAAGCAATCAACGACGTCAAGCCCGACATTGTCGAGATTGTTACGCGGAACGACTATGCTGAATCTCATTACATTGGGGATATCAACCCAAACGTTTACCTCGACCCAACTGTATCACAGTACGTGAATGGGTTC TACAAGAGCGGAAGTGCACCGGCAGTCGGG AAGGATCAAGTCGTATTCTGGTACCGGAACCATCCCAAGGGCGTCTCTTGTTCCCAAGGCGACAGGCCCCGGAACTCGCAATATCCGGTCGATGCTGTGTTTGCTCTTGCACTCCTAACCAGTCCGGCGACTGTCACTCTCGATATTGGTTCCAATCACTTCCAATGGAATGCCCCCGCGGGATCCTCTATGGGCTCAGTGCCCTTCCCTCCAGAAGATACGCAAATCCCGTACATCCAAATCATCCGCAACGGAATCAAAGTCAAAGATGGGTACGGATCGACATACGTGACAAACTCGTGCCCGATCTACAACTTTAACCCGTTCGTTGGTGTGATTGGATAG
- a CDS encoding CCR4-Not complex component, Not1 codes for MRCNVDLLKIIQIGITLSDANGNMPDGTCTWQFNFHFSVNDDMYSADSIENLQKAGLDFSRHEDPQYGIKPNDFAELLITSGLVIFENVKWISFHSGYDFGYLLRLLTNAPLPSVEEDFFELFITRSIRATKGGLQEIADELGVQRIGPLQQAGSDALLTSMTFFKMKEHYFPDQFDESKYSGQLYGLGPNYNPLASSPSAPTPAHVHHTAVSHNMNISLPGMGMQMNGMNSMGMGQPFPTPGLYPTGSVGTPFGPSGPTPPTHGGGMSGMGMGGVGMYGMPGHNVR; via the exons ATGCGCTGTAACGTCGATTTGCTCAAAATTATCCAAATTGGAATCACACTCTCCGACGCCAACGGAAACATGCCTGATGGCACATGCACATGGCAATTCAACTTCCACTTTAGCGTCAA TGATGACATGTATTCAGCAGACTCTATTGAAAACTTACAAAAAGCTGGACTTGACTTTAGTCGACACGAAGATCCCCAATACGGTATCAAGCCCAATGATTTTGCTGAGCTCTTAATCACCAGCGGCTTGGTAATATTTGAGAATGTAAAATGGATCAGCTTCCATAG TGGTTATGACTTTGGATATCTCCTCCGGCTCCTAACAAATGCGCCACTACCTTCAGTCGAGGAAGATTTCTTCGAGCTC TTTATCACGAGGAGCATTCGCGCCACCAAAGGAGGACTCCAGGAGATAGCCGACGAACTCGGA GTTCAAAGAATAGGGCCATTGCAGCAAGCTGGTTCTGACGCTTTGCTTACGTCTATGACTTTCTTCAAAATGAAAGAGCATTATTTCCCTGACCAATTCGACGAATCAAAATACAG CGGTCAGCTGTATGGCCTCGGTCCTAACTACAACCCACTGGCATCGTCCCCCTCTGCCCCGACCCCGGCCCACGTGCACCACACTGCTGTATCCCATAACATGAATATATCTCTTCCCGGAATGGGCATGCAGATGAATGGCATGAACTCGATGGGAATGGGGCAACCTTTCCCCACACCTG GTTTGTATCCCACAGGATCTGTAGGTACACCTTTTGGTCCCTCAGGGCCCACTCCGCCCACTCATGGAGGAGGTATGAGCGGAATGGGCATGGGGGGCGTAGGGATGTATGGAATGCCGGGACATAACGTCCGATGA